Proteins encoded together in one Armatimonadota bacterium window:
- a CDS encoding exo-alpha-sialidase yields MLAALAGLLVTAKDQPILVDLAGETSRQIVVDRQQGQYLGHVSTLLLEDQRTILAVYPRGHGRGAIVFKRSPDGGKTWSSRLPLPENWATSLETPTIHRVIDPKSGKKRLIVWSGLYPARLAASEDDGRSWSPLRPAGDWGGIVVMGSVERLKNGDYAAWFHDDGRFFSNSGKATKTFSLYQTLSHDGGLTWAFPKAIWSGSELHLCEPGVIRSPKGEQIAMLLRENRRTGRSYLMTSNDEAKSWSEPKALAWDLTGDRHTLRYAADGRLVAVFRSMADDAWKGDFVAWVGRYEDLSAAKPGDFRVRLLDNKDSWDCGYPGLERVFDGAFVATTYGHWDKGEEPYIVSVRFRLKDLVTKDR; encoded by the coding sequence ATGCTCGCTGCACTAGCCGGTCTGCTTGTGACGGCCAAGGACCAACCGATCCTGGTCGATCTAGCCGGCGAGACGTCGCGCCAGATCGTCGTGGACCGCCAGCAGGGCCAATATCTGGGGCACGTCAGTACCCTTCTGCTTGAGGACCAGAGGACAATTCTCGCCGTGTATCCAAGGGGACATGGCCGGGGAGCAATCGTCTTCAAGAGGAGCCCAGACGGCGGAAAGACATGGAGCTCTCGCCTACCGTTGCCTGAGAACTGGGCGACCAGCCTTGAAACACCCACGATCCACCGGGTCATCGATCCCAAATCGGGAAAGAAGCGCCTCATCGTCTGGTCTGGTCTCTATCCTGCGCGGCTCGCCGCAAGCGAGGACGATGGCCGCTCTTGGAGTCCGCTAAGGCCCGCAGGAGATTGGGGAGGCATCGTGGTCATGGGTTCGGTCGAGCGCCTAAAGAACGGTGATTACGCTGCCTGGTTCCACGACGACGGACGGTTCTTTTCCAACTCGGGCAAAGCCACGAAGACCTTCTCGCTCTACCAGACGCTGTCGCACGATGGCGGCCTCACTTGGGCCTTTCCCAAGGCCATCTGGTCTGGCTCGGAGTTGCACCTATGTGAACCAGGCGTCATCCGCTCTCCAAAGGGAGAGCAGATCGCGATGCTGCTCAGAGAGAACCGCCGCACTGGGCGCAGCTATCTGATGACCTCGAACGACGAGGCCAAGTCTTGGTCAGAGCCCAAGGCTCTGGCCTGGGACTTGACCGGCGATCGCCACACCCTGCGCTACGCTGCCGACGGCCGACTGGTCGCCGTGTTCCGCAGCATGGCGGACGATGCCTGGAAGGGCGACTTTGTGGCCTGGGTGGGACGCTACGAAGATCTTTCCGCCGCCAAGCCAGGGGATTTCCGAGTACGACTGCTCGACAACAAGGACAGTTGGGACTGCGGCTATCCAGGGTTGGAGCGGGTCTTCGACGGGGCCTTCGTGGCCACGACCTATGGGCATTGGGACAAGGGAGAGGAGCCGTACATCGTGAGCGTGCGCTTTCGGCTGAAGGACCTTGTCACCAAGGACCGATAA
- the rocD gene encoding ornithine--oxo-acid transaminase — protein sequence MQTTHTESLSQHHIELTERWAAHNYHPLPVVIVEGKGAWVTDADGKRYLDCLSGYSALNWGYSPERFLKTAHEQLDKLTLTSRAFMNDQLGVFCEHLAKFCGKEAVLPMTTGAEAVETAIKLSRRWGYEKKGVPEGKAEIITFERNFAGRTTTIVSFADPGEAKQNFGPYTDGFARVPYGDLEAVLGAITPNTVAVLIEPIQGEGGVNIPPPGYMKALREACTRENVLLIADEIQTGFCRTGKVFACEHEGIEPDLILMGKALGAGITPISAVAANWDVMEVFRPGSHGSTYGGNPLACAVAIDVLRYIEEEHPERRATELGDWLMAELRTQSFRKVKEVRGRGLMIGVEIRQEFGKAYPICEELASLGVLTKDTRSSTMRLTPPLMIEKSDLEWALDQLAKVLD from the coding sequence ATGCAAACCACCCACACCGAATCCCTATCACAGCACCACATCGAGCTCACAGAGCGCTGGGCAGCGCACAACTATCACCCGTTGCCCGTGGTGATCGTCGAAGGGAAGGGTGCGTGGGTCACCGATGCCGACGGCAAGAGATACCTAGATTGCCTATCGGGATACAGCGCGCTCAATTGGGGCTACTCGCCGGAGCGTTTCCTCAAGACGGCGCACGAACAGCTAGACAAACTAACTTTAACGAGCCGCGCCTTCATGAACGATCAGCTTGGCGTGTTCTGTGAGCACCTTGCCAAGTTTTGTGGCAAAGAGGCGGTCCTCCCGATGACGACCGGCGCCGAGGCCGTCGAAACGGCGATAAAGTTGAGCAGACGTTGGGGCTACGAGAAGAAAGGCGTGCCGGAAGGGAAAGCAGAGATCATTACCTTCGAGCGAAACTTCGCCGGCCGCACGACCACGATCGTGAGCTTCGCGGACCCGGGTGAGGCCAAACAGAACTTCGGACCCTACACCGACGGTTTCGCTAGGGTTCCATATGGAGATTTGGAGGCGGTGTTGGGCGCCATTACGCCGAACACCGTGGCCGTGCTGATCGAGCCGATCCAGGGCGAGGGCGGTGTCAACATCCCGCCACCCGGATACATGAAGGCGCTTCGCGAGGCTTGCACTCGCGAAAATGTCCTACTGATCGCCGACGAGATTCAGACCGGATTCTGCAGGACCGGCAAAGTCTTCGCCTGTGAGCACGAGGGTATCGAACCGGATCTCATCTTGATGGGTAAGGCGCTCGGCGCCGGGATCACGCCGATCTCTGCGGTCGCTGCCAACTGGGACGTGATGGAGGTCTTCCGGCCAGGTTCTCACGGGAGCACCTATGGAGGCAACCCCCTTGCCTGCGCCGTTGCGATCGACGTGCTCCGATACATCGAGGAGGAGCACCCCGAGCGCCGCGCCACGGAGCTCGGCGATTGGCTCATGGCCGAACTGCGCACCCAAAGCTTCCGCAAGGTCAAGGAGGTTCGGGGCCGGGGCCTCATGATCGGCGTGGAGATCAGGCAAGAGTTCGGGAAGGCGTATCCGATTTGTGAAGAACTGGCCTCGCTGGGAGTCCTAACCAAGGACACCCGGAGTTCCACCATGCGCCTGACACCGCCGCTGATGATCGAGAAGTCCGACCTGGAGTGGGCCCTTGATCAGCTCGCCAAGGTCCTGGACTAG
- the mazG gene encoding nucleoside triphosphate pyrophosphohydrolase, protein MAPEPGSDLALDSQTGQELARLVAIVDRLLGPGGCPWDQEQTHETLKRHLLEECYEVFDAIDSGDPDKLREELGDLLLQPIMHAQMEARDGRFSSRDVAASICEKLIRRHPHVFGPLRVEDADEVLRNWDRIKQEEKSGEPASILEGVPKSLPALHRAFEVSKRAARVGFEWPDLDAVFAKLDEEVAELKEAIRQSASPLEGEVGERSEPGEGEGPPPKPYPHFGEPKQGRGSSDAIAAEIGDLLFTAVNIARWTGVEPEEALRQMVLRFESRFRAMEVATTKPLRELSPKEWDGLWERAKSAEASFE, encoded by the coding sequence ATGGCGCCAGAACCCGGCTCCGATCTCGCCCTTGATTCTCAGACAGGCCAGGAACTGGCGCGGCTCGTCGCCATCGTGGACCGCCTGCTCGGCCCGGGCGGCTGCCCGTGGGACCAGGAACAGACCCACGAGACGTTGAAGCGCCACCTGCTGGAGGAGTGCTATGAGGTCTTTGACGCCATCGACTCCGGCGATCCAGACAAGCTGCGAGAGGAACTCGGCGACCTCCTGCTGCAGCCGATCATGCACGCGCAGATGGAAGCGAGGGACGGGCGGTTCTCGTCTCGGGATGTTGCCGCGTCGATCTGTGAGAAGCTGATCCGGAGGCACCCGCACGTGTTCGGGCCCCTAAGAGTCGAGGACGCCGACGAGGTCCTGAGGAACTGGGACAGGATCAAACAAGAAGAAAAGTCGGGCGAACCTGCGTCGATCTTGGAGGGCGTTCCAAAGAGCCTTCCGGCGTTGCACAGGGCCTTTGAGGTCAGCAAGCGCGCAGCAAGGGTGGGGTTCGAGTGGCCCGATCTGGACGCCGTATTCGCCAAGCTGGACGAAGAGGTCGCGGAGCTGAAGGAGGCGATCCGCCAATCTGCCTCTCCCCTTGAGGGAGAGGTCGGTGAGCGAAGCGAACCGGGTGAGGGGGAAGGTCCCCCACCCAAACCCTACCCTCATTTCGGCGAGCCGAAACAAGGAAGGGGCTCCTCAGATGCCATCGCTGCGGAAATCGGCGACCTGCTCTTCACCGCTGTCAACATCGCTCGCTGGACAGGCGTGGAGCCTGAGGAGGCGCTGAGGCAGATGGTGCTCAGGTTCGAGTCCAGGTTCAGAGCGATGGAGGTGGCGACGACGAAGCCGCTTCGTGAACTGTCGCCGAAGGAATGGGACGGCCTCTGGGAGCGGGCCAAGTCGGCTGAGGCCTCTTTCGAGTGA
- a CDS encoding peptidyl-prolyl cis-trans isomerase, with the protein MLKSVFLVVAVAVSSLGLGQIDPARVIAVVNGEEIKAAEYYRYMEYMDLKEPYSRFRNMIFNFPAGFLALDQLMTQRMMTQLAKARNAVPSEPEVNAELQNYLADFPETVKDWKDKGRTDAELKDRVRFDLLSFKLQTQGITVTDLEVEKHYKDNLASFTTPKLYKLRVIVATDAGTRDKVDAELKAGKAFAEVARQYSDDISRVSGGEYGSVALTTLPEPIAKAIQATRIGESTGWVEFQKNSVRFYLDDVTPEKVATLDARLKRTIRKNLMLTSGRVKIDLGKLLGEFRLKSKVDIKQKDFASIYAKLMEVQSTAKTGSGG; encoded by the coding sequence TTGCTAAAGTCCGTCTTTCTCGTCGTCGCCGTCGCCGTTTCGTCCCTTGGCCTCGGCCAGATCGACCCGGCGCGGGTCATCGCCGTTGTCAATGGTGAGGAAATCAAGGCCGCCGAGTACTACCGCTACATGGAGTACATGGACCTCAAGGAGCCCTACTCCAGGTTCCGAAACATGATCTTCAACTTTCCGGCGGGCTTCCTGGCGCTCGACCAACTCATGACCCAGCGCATGATGACGCAGCTTGCAAAGGCACGCAACGCGGTGCCTTCCGAGCCCGAAGTCAACGCCGAACTTCAGAACTACCTTGCCGACTTCCCGGAAACCGTCAAGGACTGGAAGGACAAGGGCCGCACCGACGCAGAGCTCAAAGACCGGGTGCGGTTCGACCTGCTTTCGTTCAAGCTTCAAACCCAGGGGATCACCGTCACCGACCTCGAGGTGGAGAAGCACTACAAGGACAATCTGGCCTCATTCACCACACCCAAGCTCTATAAGCTGAGGGTCATCGTGGCGACGGACGCCGGCACACGGGACAAGGTGGACGCCGAGCTCAAGGCAGGAAAGGCCTTCGCCGAGGTGGCGCGCCAATACAGCGACGACATCTCTCGAGTGAGCGGCGGCGAATATGGCTCAGTCGCCCTGACGACGCTGCCCGAGCCGATCGCCAAGGCCATCCAGGCCACACGCATCGGCGAATCGACCGGGTGGGTCGAGTTCCAGAAGAACTCGGTACGTTTCTACCTCGATGACGTGACCCCCGAGAAGGTCGCGACGCTGGATGCCAGGCTCAAGCGGACAATACGCAAGAACCTCATGCTGACCAGCGGGCGCGTGAAAATCGACCTTGGAAAACTCCTCGGCGAGTTCCGGCTGAAGTCCAAAGTCGACATCAAACAGAAGGACTTTGCCTCGATCTACGCCAAGCTGATGGAGGTCCAAAGCACTGCCAAGACGGGCTCCGGGGGTTGA